Proteins encoded by one window of Haematobia irritans isolate KBUSLIRL chromosome 2, ASM5000362v1, whole genome shotgun sequence:
- the LOC142226401 gene encoding uncharacterized protein LOC142226401 has product MIKTELPVVAPTLHQPLHSKVTNYLNDQRRQGQFCDLILELENGDSIFGHFCVVAAQSRFIGGPHFQQTNLHFSIHNPLKVQIKNFNCSECLQSIGDFFYEDMVTIVKEHIEHFKHLAKILVVGELMKVFQIPEETQEIIEIKSGLVLNEQEGGKPGDTSSEQVQLGEITLSGQQSEAKIKPENIFDEKKTYFKLRNPRASSSNCKINYCLACDFKCYRVQEMINHMRNCEASHLTCSLCEAGFLSWKEYDEHLKKHDADLKKPFFCLECGIRFMTRAALILHNPKHSKETPHLCPHCGKGFKWRQGLNIHIQAHNSEKPMLCDVCGYSTTHLKALKSHKLRHTGNFFKCTYPGCHHQANRKENLKLHIETHERNEKQERPFVCEICGCKFSLSKNLKRHAMKHSTDNVNKYKCQLCAFKSHRSDKLKEHVQRVHTEKAVQLELPEIVENAFESKIDLDEFHLPSLEDCGKGGAGNASDAVNEKDKKKVRKRLPKAKILPANRILKIIAPKPSADEIKAEEAKK; this is encoded by the exons atgATTAAAACAGAGCTTCCTGTTGTTGCTCCGACATTACATCAACCTCTACACTCAAAGGTTACAAACTATCTCAATGACCAACGACGACAGGGACAGTTTTGTGATTTAATATTGGAACTGGAAAATGGTGATTCCATTTTTGGTCACTTTTGTGTTGTAGCCGCCCAAAGCCGATTCATTGGTGGTCCTCATTTTCAGCAAACAAATCTACATTTCTCCATACATAATCCCTTAAaggtacaaataaaaaatttcaattgctcAGAATGTTTGCAAAGCATTGGAGATTTCTTCTATGAGGATATGGTTACTATTGTAAAGGAACATATTGAGCACTTCAAACATCTAGCAAAAATTCTTGTGGTGGGAGAGTTAATGAAAGTCTTTCAAATACCAGAAGAAACACAAGagattatagaaattaaaagtgGATTGGTTTTAAATGAGCAAGAAGGTGGGAAACCTGGTGATACCAGCAGTGAGCAAGTACAACTAGGGGAAATTACTTTGAGTGGGCAACAGTCTGAAGCCAAGATTAAACCTGAAAATATTTTCGATGAAAAAAAGACATATTTTAAG CTTCGAAATCCTCGTGCGTCCTCTTCCAATTGTAAGATAAACTACTGCTTGGCATGTGATTTCAAATGCTATCGTGTCCAAGAGATGATCAATCACATGCGTAATTGTGAAGCATCCCATTTAACTTGTTCTCTATGCGAAGCCGGGTTTCTAAGCTGGAAGGAGTATGACGAACATCTAAAGAAGCACGATGCTGATTTAAAGAAACCATTTTTCTGCTTAGAATGTGGCATACGGTTTATGACCCGTGCTGCCCTTATTCTTCATAATCCGAAGCACTCAAAGGAAACACCCCATCTTTGTCCACATTGTGGCAAAGGTTTCAAATGGAGACAAGGTTTGAACATTCACATACAAGCCCACAATTCGGAAAAACCAATGCTTTGCGATGTGTGCGGTTATAGTACAACACATTTGAAAGCTTTGAAATCTCACAAACTACGAcatacaggaaattttttcaaatgcactTATCCCGGGTGTCATCATCAGGCGAATCGCAAAGAAAATCTCAAATTGCACATTGAAACTCATGAACGTAATGAAAAACAAGAACGTCCATTTGTATGTGAAATTTGCGGCTGCAAATTTAGCCTCTCCAAAAATCTCAAACGCCATGCCATGAAGCATTCAACCGATAATGTTAACAAATACAAATGTCAATTGTGTGCATTCAAAAGTCATCGATCGGATAAATTAAAGGAGCATGTCCAGAGAGTACACACTGAAAAGGCTGTACAATTAGAATTGCCAGAAATTGTGGAGAATGCCTTtgaatcgaaaatcgatttggaCGAATTTCATCTACCATCACTGGAGGACTGTGGAAAGGGTGGAGCTGGTAATGCCAGTGATGCAGTAAATGAAAAGGATAAAAAGAAAGTTCGTAAAAGATTGCCAAAAGCTAAAATATTGCCCGCAAATagaatactcaagattatagcaCCAAAACCAAGTGCAGATGAAATAAAAGCGGAAGAAGCAAAAAAGTAA
- the LOC142226407 gene encoding uncharacterized protein LOC142226407 isoform X3, translating to MPPKSSSKKSANKAAAIWYYCENCEAHITANDRDGHEQICLIGDGQTETEKGESIEYIRRGIFYTSSLEVRKFEIESLKEMPQKYLNNLIYLSEGAMRLSGLHIGQEILISSNDKVQHVNFIRNVWPIPDKFLTTVFINDDDYKNNWLGFKGHMWQIQALPKGQPITAKSILLQILTEDQEKGCILNSQQISDLERLLKFELKNLCFVKDSLIKYDFFNKSLKLKVLNAASVCEDNACDLDKAFDKLSLDKNINRGDIFKITISTDIRIIYENIKTSDETSDGGGMSHLITTDDIGGLSKQLEIIEESMDFALGLRAVPKVSFNQQKKESES from the exons ATGCCTCCAAAATCGTCCAGTAAGAAAAGTGCAAACAAAGCTGCCGCTATATGGTATTATTGTGAAAATTGTGAGGCGCATATAACAGCTAATGATAGGGATGGACATGAACAAATTTGTCTTATTGGAGATGGCCAAACCGAAACAGAAAAGGGAGAATCCATTGAGTATATACGAAGAGGAATTTTCTACACGAGCAGCTTGGAAGTCAGGAAATTCGAGATCGAGTCTTTAAAAGAGAtgccacaaaaatatttaaataatttgatatACTTATCCGAAGGTGCAATGCGTTTGTCTGGATTACATATTGGTCAAGAAATACTAATCAGTTCCAACGATAAAGTACAGCATGTGAATTTTATACGTAACGTATGGCCAATTCCAGATAAGTTTTTAACCACTGTCTTCATTAACGATGATG attataaaaataattggctTGGATTTAAGGGGCACATGTGGCAAATACAGGCATTGCCAAAAGGTCAGCCTATAACAGCAAAATCAATCCTATTGCAAATCCTAACAGAGGATCAAGAAAAAGGATGCATTTTAAATTCCCAACAAATCTCAGATTTGGAGCGTCttctaaaatttgaactaaaaaatctttgttttgtgAAAGACTCATTgataaaatatgattttttcaataaaagtctCAAACTTAAAGTTCTTAATGCAGCGAGTGTCTGTGAAGATAATGCCTGCGATCTTGATAAAGCTTTTGACAAATTAAGTTTGgataaaaatataaatcgaggagatatatttaaaattacaatttctaCTGATATTAGGATAATTtacgaaaatataaaaacatcaGATGAAACCAGTGACGGAGGCGGCATGAGTCACTTAATTACAACAGATGACATTGGAGGTCTAAGCAAACAATTGGAAATAATCGAAGAGTCTATGGATTTTGCTTTGGGATTACGAGCTGTTCCAAAGG
- the LOC142226407 gene encoding uncharacterized protein LOC142226407 isoform X2: MPPKSSSKKSANKAAAIWYYCENCEAHITANDRDGHEQICLIGDGQTETEKGESIEYIRRGIFYTSSLEVRKFEIESLKEMPQKYLNNLIYLSEGAMRLSGLHIGQEILISSNDKVQHVNFIRNVWPIPDKFLTTVFINDDDYKNNWLGFKGHMWQIQALPKGQPITAKSILLQILTEDQEKGCILNSQQISDLERLLKFELKNLCFVKDSLIKYDFFNKSLKLKVLNAASVCEDNACDLDKAFDKLSLDKNINRGDIFKITISTDIRIIYENIKTSDETSDGGGMSHLITTDDIGGLSKQLEIIEESMDFALGLRAVPKGTLSPSKINKLADRRCNM; this comes from the exons ATGCCTCCAAAATCGTCCAGTAAGAAAAGTGCAAACAAAGCTGCCGCTATATGGTATTATTGTGAAAATTGTGAGGCGCATATAACAGCTAATGATAGGGATGGACATGAACAAATTTGTCTTATTGGAGATGGCCAAACCGAAACAGAAAAGGGAGAATCCATTGAGTATATACGAAGAGGAATTTTCTACACGAGCAGCTTGGAAGTCAGGAAATTCGAGATCGAGTCTTTAAAAGAGAtgccacaaaaatatttaaataatttgatatACTTATCCGAAGGTGCAATGCGTTTGTCTGGATTACATATTGGTCAAGAAATACTAATCAGTTCCAACGATAAAGTACAGCATGTGAATTTTATACGTAACGTATGGCCAATTCCAGATAAGTTTTTAACCACTGTCTTCATTAACGATGATG attataaaaataattggctTGGATTTAAGGGGCACATGTGGCAAATACAGGCATTGCCAAAAGGTCAGCCTATAACAGCAAAATCAATCCTATTGCAAATCCTAACAGAGGATCAAGAAAAAGGATGCATTTTAAATTCCCAACAAATCTCAGATTTGGAGCGTCttctaaaatttgaactaaaaaatctttgttttgtgAAAGACTCATTgataaaatatgattttttcaataaaagtctCAAACTTAAAGTTCTTAATGCAGCGAGTGTCTGTGAAGATAATGCCTGCGATCTTGATAAAGCTTTTGACAAATTAAGTTTGgataaaaatataaatcgaggagatatatttaaaattacaatttctaCTGATATTAGGATAATTtacgaaaatataaaaacatcaGATGAAACCAGTGACGGAGGCGGCATGAGTCACTTAATTACAACAGATGACATTGGAGGTCTAAGCAAACAATTGGAAATAATCGAAGAGTCTATGGATTTTGCTTTGGGATTACGAGCTGTTCCAAAGG